The genome window CGCGGAGCAATTTGCTCAAATATTGTAAATCTTTCCGGTCGGTGGAGCGGGCAATTTCCAATAATCGCTGGATAAACGGGTTATTTTCCGGCTTCACGGTTGCTTCGTAATCCATTGTTTCGATGATGTATTTCCAACCGCTGCCCCAACCGTTGTTGTATTTCATGGTGAACAGATCGATCAGCACTTCGCCGTGATCGGCAAAAAGGCGGTGCGCTGCGTCGCGGTTTCCGGCGCGGAGGTAGTTATATCCCAGAGAAAAACGTAAAAGTGTCTGAAGATCCGAAGCCGCCATTTTCGGCTCAATATGCTCCAGCAACGTTACCAGTTTTTCCGGCGGAATGCTTTGAGTTGAAAAACTGAAACTCAGGAAACTGTTGATCAACTCCACATCGGGTGGCTGGTTGAGCAATTTTGCCTCAAAATGCCGGAAAGCGGTTTGCTCCAATCGCTCCGCTTGCAGGCTATCGCCGAGGCTTTTGTATAGCTCTGCCGCCAGCATCATCGGGTAAACTTCGGTGGGCTGTGCATTTAGCACCTCGCTAAAGATGCGGGCAGCAACCTCCGGTTGACCAAATCGCCAATAAATCAGCGCGCGATAGACTTTGGTATGCAGTTTCACCTGAGTGCTGGGTGCATGTTCGACTGAATAATCCGAATAGTGCAGCGCTTCTGCCATATTGCCTTTTTCTACAGCAATTTCGGCGAGTCGCAGCGCAGTGAAGAAAAACTGCGGCCAGCGGCGCATCACCACGTTAAATTCTTCAACGGCTTCGTCCAACCGACCGGCACGCATCAAAATTTCGCCTTTGCTGTCGAATGGATTCGGTTCATCCGGGCGGGCGGCTTTGTATTTTTCGATATATTGCAGCGCAGTTGTAAAATCGCCGCGTTTAGCAAACAGGTAACCCATCAAATTTAGGGTGTTCGCGTGACCGGGATCTTTTGCCAAAACCGTTTCGAAAGACATCAGTGCATCGTTCAGATTGCCGATATTTGCATAAAATTGCGCCAGTTCCAATCGCAGCTCGATGTTTGAGGGATTGCGTTTTACAGCATTTTTCAGCGTATGGGAATAGGCACGATAATCCCGTTTGAAAGATTCTTCCAGTAACTCAACAAACACCAAATCCGATTCGCCGAGCTTGTGCGAATACTGCTTCACTTTGCCGAAATAATATTTGAACTCATCCGAATCCATCAGCGAGCGTTTGATTTGCGCCATGCGCAAATAGGCCATCGCAAATGTGCTATCATATGCAATGGCGTCTTTCAGGCATTGTTCCGCTTCCACAAACAGCAATTTATCGCGATTCGCCAATGCCTCGGAATAGCAGCGAAACGCCTCGATCGACCGGGTCATATCTGCCAGTTCCAACCGGGAATCGGCGAATTCCCCGGTGCCATCCCGCAGGTCGCCGTGCACTTTTTGGGAAAGCTCATCGACCATCGAAAAAATGCGTTCCAAACTTTCGCCCTGAACGGCAACACGCCGAACGACTTGTCCGGAAAGGACATCAATCATTTCGGTGTGGATTATGAGTCGGTTGGCTTCGCGGCTGAATTTTCCGGTGAGCAAAATTTCCGCCTGTGCCTCCCGCGCAGCGAACAATTCGCTGGCGATTGATGCGGCGGAATCGCTGGTTGCAATAAGATTTTCCCCGGTTTGGGCAAGCTGGAAAACGCTGAGATACGGCGATTGGCTGAGTTCCGTGCGGAGCATATCCGCCAGTCCGCGACACAGCCAGTTCAACGAGTGATCTTTGGAATTGTTATGAAATGCGACGATGGCAATGGCACGCTGCTCATTTTCGGCGAGGCGCACCACGCTGGCACGGGCATTTGCGGCAGATTCGCCATCCGCCACATCCGCGAGTTTAATTTTCCGGGCGTCGCCGTCGCTGCAGGCGAGGAACGCACCGAAAATGGTGATGCTCAGCAGTAGCCATCGAATGTGCATAAAATTCCTTTGAAATTGTTATCCAACCACAAATTTTATTAACGCAGCAAAACGAAAATTGTTGCGCGGTCAGGCGTTTGTTTGCTGTTTCAGTGCGGCTATCGCTGTTTCGGCATCTGCGATCATCGGTTTTGCGGAAACGGCTTCGCCAACCGCCTGACGGATCCACACTTGTGGTGCGATGCGCCCGAGTTTGCACATCCGCTCCATTTCGATGGCCAGATTTTTATCGCGCAAAAAATGATTGATCTGATACGCGATGATGTGCCCGATCGCGTAATCCGGAATATACATGCCGCAATAAAAAATATGCGAATAAATCGCCAGCAGCGGACTATCTTTTACGCCGAAATTCGGGGCGAAAAATTCATTCCAGATATTTGTGGCGAGTTCGATCACCGCAGTTTTCAGCGCTGCCGCGTCCGCACCGGGATTGGCATACAGCCAGCGCCAGATGCGCATATCCAGCAGCGAAACACCGGCAATTTCCGCGGTTTGCCACAACTCGTGCAACACGGCGGTATCGCTTTTGGCAGATGCGGCGGTTTTGCCCAACACATCCAGATCGCGACCCTGAAAAACAAATGCGAACGCTTCGGTAAATGCGGTGTTCGGTACGCCTTCCAGCGTGTAAAAATCGATATCGTTCAACGTGAACACCTGCTCCACGGTGTGTCCGAGTTCGTGCATTGCGGTGTTGAATCCTTTGTAATCCATCCCGCCGCGGGGAACGCGGGTGCGCAGGTGCGCTTTATCCCAGCGCATTTTTGCGCCCAGCGCATGTCCGGCACCGCGCGATGCATCCACCGCGATGTAATTTTGCAGATATTTCGCCCGCGATGCCGTAAATCCGAGCGATTCCAGCACGCCGTCCATTTTTTTCTGGAACGCGTCCACATTCGGGTAGCGTTTGCTGACCAGCTCGTCCAGTTCGTCCTCGCGAATATCGCCGCCGGATTTCAGTCCGGTGTACCAGATATCGAACGGTTGCAGGTCACGTTTCAATCGTTGGGAAATCAATTGTGCAATGTTTTTGAGCACCGGCGCAGAGAGCACTTCGATGAGCACCGCTTCCACTTCGTCTTCCAGAATTTCCCGGTTTTGCTGAAATCTGCGGTCGATCAGCGATGGCGTATCCGGCGTGTACGGATCGATCAATTGTTCCGCGTGAAAGGTTTTCAGCAGCGTTTCGTATCGGGCGTTGGCTTCCGGCGCGGCGTCCAGTTGTTTCCCGTGCGGATCGAACAGTGCGTTGCTGTGCGGATGCCAGACCACTTTGGGATTGTCCACCACCTGCCGGGGAATTTCCTGCGCGATAATCCGTTCCATCACCGTGTGCAACAATTCCTGTTTCGCCAGCCCGTCGGGATTGGCGTATTGCCCTTTAATTTCGTCGCGCAATCCCCAATGGCTGATCAGCTTCAGCGTTTCCGGAAACAGCGGTTTTCCGTCCGCATCGCGTAAGTTTCCGGCATAAATATTATAGTGATACACATACTCTTCCGCTGCGGTGTAAGCTGTTGTATGTTTTTGCTTTACTTCACCCGGAACGCGGTCCGCGAACAGCTCCGCCAGCCGGATTTCCGCCCATTTGCGGCGGCTCCAGTTTTCGCCGTCGCGGCTTTTGTTTTCCAGCGTTTCCAGCGGAAAATTGAGCAGCGCGACAAACGCCAGTTTGGTAGCGAACATGTCCGAAACCACATGCGCGAACATGTCGAAATTGGCGAACAGTTGATCCACTTTCAGCAGGTCGCCGGTGTCCACATGCAGTGGCCAGTTGAACTGGCGATAGGC of Calditrichia bacterium contains these proteins:
- a CDS encoding tetratricopeptide repeat protein; this translates as MHIRWLLLSITIFGAFLACSDGDARKIKLADVADGESAANARASVVRLAENEQRAIAIVAFHNNSKDHSLNWLCRGLADMLRTELSQSPYLSVFQLAQTGENLIATSDSAASIASELFAAREAQAEILLTGKFSREANRLIIHTEMIDVLSGQVVRRVAVQGESLERIFSMVDELSQKVHGDLRDGTGEFADSRLELADMTRSIEAFRCYSEALANRDKLLFVEAEQCLKDAIAYDSTFAMAYLRMAQIKRSLMDSDEFKYYFGKVKQYSHKLGESDLVFVELLEESFKRDYRAYSHTLKNAVKRNPSNIELRLELAQFYANIGNLNDALMSFETVLAKDPGHANTLNLMGYLFAKRGDFTTALQYIEKYKAARPDEPNPFDSKGEILMRAGRLDEAVEEFNVVMRRWPQFFFTALRLAEIAVEKGNMAEALHYSDYSVEHAPSTQVKLHTKVYRALIYWRFGQPEVAARIFSEVLNAQPTEVYPMMLAAELYKSLGDSLQAERLEQTAFRHFEAKLLNQPPDVELINSFLSFSFSTQSIPPEKLVTLLEHIEPKMAASDLQTLLRFSLGYNYLRAGNRDAAHRLFADHGEVLIDLFTMKYNNGWGSGWKYIIETMDYEATVKPENNPFIQRLLEIARSTDRKDLQYLSKLLRARIYEQQENIPAVQKEFRDLGMPMEYQWDLAGPFSGKTESPFNYAFPPEMRQKTQSDHIFNGKAHPWQPANDGYLDGYVNLQAQFQPYTWAVAYAWTYVYASEEQKVQIRLGTDETCKLWLNDDLIWQHYLKEDAKLDRDLVTVVLRPGYNKLLLKITNTDFDWGFYLRITGENGDGLPGISFHSPADVHQNLSAN